A genomic segment from Streptosporangium roseum DSM 43021 encodes:
- a CDS encoding ABC transporter permease subunit, which yields MTATVNRSGPGGPARLLRAEWTKFRTVRAWVIAMTAGALVIVLLGLSSASGSHASCAGGPTEAVCPAVPVGPGGEAVEDKFYFVHRTLAGNGSITARATSMTGRIRKPDVTPGVRNVVSGLVPWAKAGVMVKQSTRQGSAYAALMVTGAHGVRMQHNFTHDVAGRPGGVSEDSPRWLRLTRSGDTLTGYESTDGTDWAGVGTARLSGLPATVEIGLFAASPGDLTVTQGDLGGSVSAARFTEATAVFDQVGLEGETSGGAWRNDDIGVTKAPDGSAHHPGRAGESGGTFSVTGVGDIAPSIEGQTIERTLTGVLTGLIVVIVVAVMFVTAEYRRGLIRTTLIAIPRRGRMLVAKALTIGTVTFVAGLAATAITLTFGTRILRANGNHILPVSWLTEVRVVVGTAALLAVAAVLALALGALFRRSVGGVITAIVLIVVPHVLATTSVLPDTAARWLLRLTPAAGFAIQQSIPEYAHVLGHYAPIAGFYPLAPWAGLAVPAGYAALALGLAVVQLRRRDA from the coding sequence ATGACCGCCACCGTGAACCGCTCCGGACCTGGCGGCCCGGCCCGGCTGCTGCGCGCGGAGTGGACCAAGTTCAGGACGGTACGCGCCTGGGTGATCGCCATGACCGCGGGAGCGCTGGTCATCGTGCTGCTCGGCCTGTCGTCCGCCTCGGGCAGTCATGCCTCGTGCGCCGGCGGTCCCACCGAGGCCGTCTGTCCCGCGGTTCCCGTGGGGCCGGGCGGCGAAGCCGTGGAAGACAAGTTCTACTTCGTGCACCGGACGCTGGCCGGCAACGGCAGCATCACCGCCCGGGCGACGTCCATGACCGGCCGGATCCGCAAGCCCGACGTCACCCCCGGCGTTCGGAACGTCGTCTCCGGACTCGTGCCGTGGGCGAAGGCCGGAGTCATGGTCAAACAGAGCACCAGGCAGGGGTCGGCCTACGCGGCGCTGATGGTCACCGGCGCGCACGGGGTGCGGATGCAGCACAATTTCACCCACGACGTGGCGGGTCGTCCGGGCGGCGTGTCGGAGGACTCCCCGCGCTGGCTGCGGCTGACCCGCTCCGGTGACACCCTCACCGGGTACGAGTCCACCGACGGCACGGACTGGGCCGGGGTCGGCACCGCCCGCCTGTCCGGGCTGCCGGCCACGGTCGAGATCGGGCTGTTCGCCGCCTCCCCCGGCGATCTGACGGTGACGCAGGGAGATCTCGGCGGGTCCGTTTCGGCGGCGCGCTTCACCGAGGCCACCGCCGTCTTCGACCAGGTCGGCCTGGAGGGCGAGACATCCGGCGGCGCCTGGCGCAACGACGACATAGGCGTCACGAAAGCGCCCGACGGATCGGCCCATCACCCGGGTCGCGCCGGCGAATCCGGCGGCACGTTCAGCGTCACCGGAGTCGGCGACATCGCGCCGTCCATCGAGGGGCAGACCATCGAGCGCACCCTCACAGGCGTGCTGACCGGGCTGATCGTGGTGATCGTGGTGGCGGTGATGTTCGTCACCGCCGAATACCGGCGCGGGCTCATCCGCACCACCCTGATCGCCATCCCGCGCCGCGGCCGGATGCTGGTGGCCAAGGCCCTCACGATCGGCACGGTCACCTTCGTCGCCGGACTCGCCGCCACCGCGATCACGCTGACGTTCGGTACCCGGATCCTGCGCGCCAACGGCAACCACATCCTTCCGGTGTCCTGGCTGACCGAGGTGCGCGTCGTCGTCGGCACGGCGGCACTGCTCGCCGTCGCCGCCGTGCTCGCCCTCGCCCTCGGCGCCCTGTTCCGGCGCAGCGTCGGGGGAGTCATCACCGCCATAGTGCTGATCGTGGTCCCGCACGTCCTCGCGACCACCTCCGTCCTGCCCGACACCGCGGCGCGATGGCTGCTGCGCCTCACCCCGGCCGCCGGTTTCGCGATCCAGCAGAGCATCCCCGAGTACGCCCACGTGCTCGGTCACTACGCGCCCATCGCCGGCTTCTACCCGCTGGCGCCGTGGGCCGGCCTCGCCGTGCCGGCCGGCTACGCCGCGCTCGCCCTCGGCCTGGCCGTCGTCCAGCTACGCCGGAGGGACGCGTGA
- a CDS encoding ABC transporter ATP-binding protein, protein MQATIEVSGLRKRFGRTLALDGMSFTVQPGRVTGFVGPNGAGKSTTMRVILGLDAAEEGHALVGGRPYPSLRTPLRHIGALLDAAALQPGRSARNHLLWLAHSQGLGVRRVDEVLEQVGLASAARRKAGGFSLGMRQRLGIAAALLGDPPVLMLDEPVNGLDPEGIVWIRGFLRSLAAEGRAVLVSSHLMSELQDAADHLVVVGRGRVITDTSVADLIAATSSGRVTLRTTARGPAMSALARAGAIVTVTERDTLIVSGLPGEHVVALLNAGAVPFSEVSAHRATLEEAYLELTRDAVEFRGATR, encoded by the coding sequence ATGCAAGCAACCATCGAAGTGTCCGGGCTGCGCAAGCGGTTCGGCCGGACCCTGGCGCTGGACGGCATGTCCTTCACCGTCCAGCCGGGGCGGGTCACCGGGTTCGTCGGGCCCAACGGCGCGGGAAAGTCCACCACCATGCGGGTGATCCTCGGCTTGGACGCCGCCGAGGAGGGGCACGCGCTGGTCGGCGGCCGGCCGTACCCGAGTCTGCGCACCCCCCTGCGCCACATCGGCGCGCTCCTGGACGCCGCAGCGCTGCAGCCCGGCCGCAGCGCGCGCAACCATCTGCTGTGGCTGGCCCACTCCCAGGGATTGGGCGTCAGGCGAGTGGATGAGGTGCTCGAGCAGGTCGGGCTGGCCTCGGCCGCCCGGCGCAAGGCGGGCGGCTTCTCGCTGGGCATGCGCCAGCGGCTCGGGATCGCCGCGGCGCTGCTCGGCGATCCACCGGTGCTCATGCTGGACGAACCGGTCAACGGGCTCGACCCCGAAGGCATCGTGTGGATCCGCGGCTTCCTGCGCTCGCTGGCCGCCGAAGGACGCGCCGTGCTGGTCTCCAGCCACCTGATGAGCGAGCTGCAAGATGCCGCCGATCATCTCGTGGTGGTCGGCCGCGGCCGGGTCATCACCGACACCAGCGTGGCCGACCTGATCGCCGCCACCTCCAGCGGCCGCGTCACGCTGCGCACGACGGCACGCGGGCCCGCGATGTCGGCGCTGGCCCGCGCCGGTGCCATCGTGACCGTCACCGAACGCGACACGCTCATCGTCTCCGGGCTGCCGGGTGAGCATGTCGTCGCCCTGCTCAACGCCGGCGCGGTGCCGTTCTCCGAGGTGTCCGCCCACCGCGCGACGCTGGAGGAGGCGTACCTGGAGCTCACCAGGGACGCGGTCGAATTCCGGGGGGCGACGCGATGA
- a CDS encoding HAMP domain-containing sensor histidine kinase yields the protein MPRRPALPTRTVRWRFTVMYGGAFLVSAVGLLVITNLIGLSGTRVSETAPLGDPPGQPTLAAAQDLIGRLQAQLSETQTAQSRRLLIGSAVALAVMAVLSVVLGRIVAGRVLRPLRTITAATRRISADNLHQRLAVPGPADEVKDLADTIDGLLERLEGSFAAQRRFVANASHELRTPLATMRASLDVAIAKPEPVPAQTIALADRIRTELDQVDRLLEGFLMLARTQHGALSDRATISLGRVVSAALDARAADITDRSLTVHHGDVHDSAWTRGSRTLLSRMVDNVIDNAVAHNHDGGWIRVAATADGATARLIVETGGRVLDQEQLARLAQPFQRLGADRTGSGNGSGLGLSIVAAVATAHGGSLDLRARPEGGLQVAISLPLAAVRAGVPA from the coding sequence ATGCCGCGACGCCCAGCGCTACCGACCCGTACCGTACGGTGGCGTTTCACCGTCATGTACGGAGGCGCGTTCCTCGTGTCCGCCGTCGGGCTGCTGGTCATCACCAACCTCATCGGCCTGAGCGGGACGCGGGTCAGCGAGACCGCGCCCCTCGGCGACCCGCCGGGCCAGCCCACCCTCGCGGCCGCCCAGGACCTCATCGGCCGGCTCCAGGCCCAGCTGTCGGAGACGCAGACGGCCCAATCGCGCCGGCTTCTCATCGGCTCGGCGGTCGCGCTCGCCGTCATGGCCGTGCTCTCGGTCGTGCTGGGCCGCATCGTCGCGGGCCGGGTGCTGCGCCCATTGCGGACGATCACCGCGGCCACGCGGCGGATCTCCGCCGACAACCTGCACCAGCGGCTGGCCGTGCCGGGGCCCGCCGACGAGGTGAAGGACCTCGCCGACACCATCGACGGGCTGCTGGAACGGTTGGAGGGCTCCTTCGCCGCGCAGCGCCGGTTCGTCGCCAACGCCTCCCACGAGCTGCGCACCCCGCTGGCGACCATGCGGGCATCGCTGGACGTGGCCATCGCCAAGCCGGAGCCCGTACCGGCTCAGACGATCGCTCTCGCCGACCGGATCCGCACCGAACTGGACCAGGTCGACCGGCTCCTGGAAGGCTTCCTCATGCTCGCCCGCACCCAGCACGGCGCCCTGTCCGACCGCGCGACGATCTCGCTCGGCCGCGTGGTGTCCGCCGCCCTGGACGCCCGTGCCGCCGACATCACGGACAGGAGCCTGACCGTCCACCACGGCGACGTCCACGACAGCGCCTGGACGCGGGGAAGCCGGACGCTCCTGTCCCGTATGGTCGACAACGTGATCGACAACGCGGTCGCCCACAACCACGACGGCGGCTGGATCCGGGTCGCCGCCACGGCCGACGGCGCGACGGCGCGGCTCATCGTGGAGACGGGCGGGCGAGTTCTCGACCAGGAGCAGCTCGCGCGGCTGGCCCAGCCGTTCCAGCGGCTCGGCGCGGACCGGACCGGCTCCGGCAACGGCTCCGGGCTCGGACTGTCGATCGTCGCCGCCGTCGCCACAGCCCACGGTGGCAGCCTGGACCTGCGTGCCCGGCCCGAGGGCGGCCTCCAGGTCGCCATCTCCCTGCCCCTGGCGGCCGTGCGGGCAGGTGTCCCGGCGTGA
- a CDS encoding response regulator transcription factor yields MRVLVVEDARSLAAVLAEGLRDQGMAVDVAHDGLEAAAKLDLNAYDVVVLDRDLPGIHGDTLCQMITERDDRAMVLMLTAAGSPGDRVSGLTLGADDYLAKPFHFPELVVRIRSLTRRQPFARARTLRAAGIELDPLRRTATRDGRRLDLSVKEFALLEALLRATPAFLSTEDLLEQVWDEHADPFTNTVTVTIGRLRRKLGNPPIITTTPGIGYRITDGFHGIAL; encoded by the coding sequence GTGAGGGTGCTGGTGGTCGAGGACGCGCGCTCCCTGGCGGCCGTCCTGGCCGAGGGTCTACGCGACCAGGGCATGGCCGTGGACGTGGCGCATGACGGCCTGGAGGCTGCGGCCAAACTCGACCTCAACGCCTACGACGTGGTCGTCCTTGATCGCGACCTGCCGGGGATCCACGGCGACACCCTCTGCCAGATGATCACCGAACGCGACGACCGCGCCATGGTCTTGATGCTGACCGCGGCCGGCTCGCCCGGCGACCGGGTCAGCGGCCTGACCCTGGGGGCCGACGACTACCTCGCCAAGCCCTTCCACTTCCCCGAACTGGTCGTACGCATCCGCTCCCTGACCCGCCGCCAACCCTTCGCCCGCGCCCGCACCCTGCGCGCCGCGGGCATCGAGCTCGACCCCCTGCGCCGTACAGCCACCCGCGACGGCCGTCGACTCGACCTGTCGGTCAAGGAATTCGCCCTCCTCGAAGCCCTCCTGCGCGCCACCCCCGCCTTCCTCAGCACCGAGGACCTGCTCGAACAAGTTTGGGACGAACACGCCGACCCGTTCACCAACACCGTCACCGTCACCATCGGCCGCCTGCGCCGCAAACTCGGCAACCCTCCGATCATCACCACCACACCCGGCATCGGCTACCGCATCACCGACGGCTTCCACGGAATCGCGCTGTAG
- a CDS encoding DUF998 domain-containing protein: MTHTINPSTAPITTATTTRPAARLLLGCGIAAGPLFLAVGVIQGLTREGFDFTRNAISQLSLGDLGWIQVTNFVITGALLIAGAIGTRRALHGGPGGTWAPRLVAVFGASFLVSAVFAADPGAGFPIGTPEGPTGSISTNGAVHMFGGMIGYLALCAAFVVLARRFSAQGRRGWAVASRIVPVAVLAGFAGSAASVLAFSAGAALGLVWLTATTARLATTPPTGR, translated from the coding sequence ATGACGCACACCATCAACCCCTCGACCGCCCCGATCACTACCGCCACCACAACCCGTCCGGCGGCCCGGCTCCTGCTGGGCTGCGGTATCGCCGCGGGCCCGCTGTTCCTGGCGGTGGGCGTGATCCAGGGCCTGACCCGCGAGGGCTTCGACTTCACCCGCAACGCCATCAGCCAGCTCAGCCTCGGCGACCTGGGCTGGATCCAGGTGACCAACTTCGTGATCACCGGAGCGCTGCTCATCGCCGGAGCGATCGGGACGCGGCGGGCGCTGCACGGTGGGCCGGGCGGCACCTGGGCTCCCCGGCTGGTCGCCGTGTTCGGCGCCTCGTTCCTGGTCAGCGCGGTGTTCGCCGCCGACCCCGGTGCCGGCTTCCCCATCGGCACCCCCGAAGGACCGACCGGCTCGATCAGCACGAACGGCGCCGTCCACATGTTCGGCGGCATGATCGGCTACCTGGCGCTGTGCGCGGCGTTCGTCGTGCTGGCCCGGCGCTTCTCCGCCCAGGGCCGGCGCGGCTGGGCGGTGGCCTCCCGCATCGTCCCGGTGGCCGTCCTGGCCGGTTTCGCCGGCTCCGCCGCAAGCGTCCTGGCCTTCTCCGCAGGAGCGGCGCTGGGCCTGGTGTGGCTCACCGCGACGACCGCCCGGCTCGCCACCACACCGCCGACCGGACGGTGA
- a CDS encoding dihydrofolate reductase family protein: MTGRSLAGEGDRDPTWQGASDRLHHPGQGGLAELAPIDGDVVAALAKLKQQPGKCTNLPGSISLPRALPEAGLIDRLRLLMQPIVPGTGRRLFPEGAGVVPLKLTRSATLTTGVTDLTCRPA, from the coding sequence GTGACCGGCAGGAGCCTCGCGGGTGAGGGAGACCGCGACCCCACTTGGCAAGGAGCTTCCGATCGCCTCCACCACCCTGGCCAAGGCGGACTGGCGGAACTCGCCCCGATCGACGGCGACGTCGTCGCCGCCCTGGCCAAGCTCAAGCAGCAGCCGGGCAAGTGCACCAACCTGCCGGGCAGCATCAGCCTGCCCCGGGCGCTGCCGGAGGCCGGGCTCATCGACCGCCTGCGGCTGCTGATGCAGCCCATCGTGCCGGGCACCGGCCGGCGGCTCTTCCCCGAAGGCGCCGGAGTAGTGCCCCTCAAGCTCACCCGGTCGGCCACCCTCACCACCGGCGTGACGGACCTGACCTGCCGGCCGGCCTGA